The DNA segment CTGACGTCCTGCAGGGTGTGAGGAGAGATCCCAGGCTGTTTGGCAGAAAGGACACTTGGGTCATGCTGTCCCAGCTAAGAGAGGCACTCGGGAGAGATCGTTTGGTCTTCTGTTTAGAATAAGGGATAAAGagcaaagagaggcagagacggaACGGAAGGGGTTGCTGGGGGCCTCAGGAGTCCAAGAGGAGAATGAGAAATTGGATCTCCACAGCAGCTGGGCCCCTGGTGTCCCTGGTCCCTGGAGGGCCAGGCTggtgaggagagggaagagaggaggatgtGGACCTTCATCACCCAGCTCCTGGTCACTCTGGTGTTGCTGGGCTTCTTCCTAGTCAGCTGCCAGAATGTGATGCACATTGTCAAAGGCTCCCTGTGCTTTGTGCTGAAGCACATTCACCAGGAGCTGGACAAGGAGCTGGGGGAGAGCGAGGGCCTGAGCGACGACGAGGAGACCATCTCCACCAGAGTGGTCCGCCGACGGGTCTTCCTGAAGGTAACACCAGGCAAGCGGCAGGACAGGGGGCTGGACCTAGGGTGCTGCAGGACAGTCAGCGGGGACTCTCTAATGCGTGCACAGGGTGAGGCTGAGAGAATGCCGACTCACACCAGGAGATATGACAGGCAGATGAGACCAGGAAGACCTCTTTGTGTTCTGGAAACCACAAATGCTTAGGCGCCCGCTCAGAACCACCCCAGTGCCCAGCATTAAGTAGTAGAGATAATCAGCTCTGGGGCTTAGGACTTCTGCTCTTATTGCGTTTCTGTTGCCAACTTTGGAATTCAAGTCACCTCCACGGCAGTGATGTCCGGGGCATTCTCTCCCATACTTCTCTTGGGGGGCCTTCAGGAACTTTCATAATCACCCTGTATTGCTACCATGGCAATATCAAGCAATATCAAGACTGGCCCCAGCCTGTCTCAGGGCTCATGGCCCCACAGGGTGCTGCAACTCCGTGGGAGCCCTAGTTTGTCTGGGGCTACTTGCTGAGCTCATGGCTTTACTGGACACGGCTGTTGCTGCCGCGGCTTTTCTAGTTCCTCATCTCCTGCTCTTCTTCAAAAAAATCCCACTTACCAATCTGGGTCTTTCCCTTCTTCTGACTCCAGGGGGATGAGCTCCAGAATATTCCAGGAGAGCAGGTGACAGAGGAACAATTCACAGATGAACAGGGCAACATTGTCACCAAGAAGGTGAGTGTAGAGCCTCTAAGTTGGGGAGAAACTGGTGGGACTGGAAGCTGAATGGGTGGGACTCAGTGTACACCCGCTTCTTACTGCTGCCCTGATGGGGTAGGCAGGCTGTGGCCTGACACCTCGGTGATTCGGGGTAACTCAGGAGAGCTGAGACCTTCAGGTCCCCTGCAGTCGGGACATCTGGGGACCTTGTAACCTCAAGGCTTAACTCAGCGTGAATAGTTCCAGCTTCCCTATTCCAGAAGAATCAGCTCCTGTGAAACATACAGCCCGAGACCTGTGAGGTCAACCCTGAGATGAGCTGTTCGAGAACAATGAGCTGTTCCCAAGACCTCCTAGCAGCAAGGCTGTAGAAACTTAATGGGCTGATGGCATGCATCAGTCAGCACGATAGGTTCGCATTGCCCAGCAAGGAAGAGAGCAGGAGAGGGTGCATTATGTTTCACCAGGGCTGCCGCTCACATAGGGGGCCACAGCCCCATCTGTCCTGGCCCCTTCCTAAGGGCCTGGGCCATGTTTTATGTTCATCTCCCATTCTGGATACATGAGTATGAAGCAGGTGAGTGGGACagccacacagagaagaaagggggcTGCCTGTACCCTTAGGCACTGGAGAGATAGGATGGGCCAGCACCAGCTTCTATCCTAAGAAACAGAGTGGAATGCGGGAGGCTAAAGAGGCATTGCACGTGGCCGAGCCAGCGGTCGAGGAAACATGCCCACAGTGCTCACTCCCCACATTCAAGCTCCCCTAATGGTCCCCTTAAATGACAGTAGAGAAAAGTTTCTTCTTGGGCCCCGATGGACAAGGGACAAGAGGCCATTGCTTCTCCTCCTGATGTCACCTCACACTGTCTCCTGGTGGTTTGACCagccctccttctctccccctctcttccagATCATTCGCAAAGTCGTTCGGCAGGTAGACTCCTCCGGTGCCATTGACACCCAGCAGCACGAGGAGGTGATTGTTGAGGGGCCCCTAGTGGACCCTGGGGATCTGGAAGCTGATATTGAATCCTTTAGGAAACTTACTAAGGTACTGAGAAGCTGCAGGCCCCCTGGCGGCCGCAGCAAGCTCACCTCTACCGCACCTCTACTTTGTTCCGGTCTGCACGCGCTGCCCTTTGGCTACCTTTCCGGTGGACAGtgtccccacctcctcctccctgtcccttTCCATCATCTGCCTGTTTTCCCTCGTCTGCCTGTGTgattccttctttcttctgtctctgatGCTGTCTCCAGGTGGAGCTAAGAGGGAGTGGACTACAGCCGGACCTGCTAGAGGGCAGGAAGGGGGCTCAGATAGTCAAGCGGGCCAGCCTGAAAAGGGGCAAACAGTGATCTCTCCTCGAGTAGCCCCTTGGGAGGTAACAGCGGCTTTCTTGTCGTTCCCTGGCATGGTCCTTGATGAAGTaactgcttccttcctccccgcCCCAGCCCATTCCTTGAATTAGCGCAATTGAGCGTCACAACCCGACTCTCAGATTCCCACACCCCAAACTagtctctgccccccacccccaacttccTCCTCAAGCATCTCATTTGGCACAGGTCTGCAGGAGAGTACACACATTCAGAGGCTTGGTttgattttgcttgtttgtattttcttttgtcttcttttggcTGTGTTAGGGATGGAGCCCAGAGTCTCATGGATTCTAGGTATGGATTCTGCCTCTGAACCACACCTTCAACCCCTatccaatttatttttaaatagggcCTCTCTAGAGAGCCCTGGGACTTGCTgcgtcgaccaggctggcctctaacccaCAGAGCTCCAGTTACctctgtgctggaattaaaggcacgtgccaccactcctgaataatttttaaatagcgCTTTGAAGTGTGAACAACCTTGGTATTCCTCTTAGAAACCAAGCAGCGGGCTCTAGAGTTGGTGACCAGGACACTGCAGAGCACAAGGTACACTATCA comes from the Microtus pennsylvanicus isolate mMicPen1 chromosome 9, mMicPen1.hap1, whole genome shotgun sequence genome and includes:
- the Ank1 gene encoding ankyrin-1 isoform X15 is translated as MWTFITQLLVTLVLLGFFLVSCQNVMHIVKGSLCFVLKHIHQELDKELGESEGLSDDEETISTRVVRRRVFLKGDELQNIPGEQVTEEQFTDEQGNIVTKKIIRKVVRQVDSSGAIDTQQHEEVIVEGPLVDPGDLEADIESFRKLTKVELRGSGLQPDLLEGRKGAQIVKRASLKRGKQ
- the Ank1 gene encoding ankyrin-1 isoform X16: MWTFITQLLVTLVLLGFFLVSCQNVMHIVKGSLCFVLKHIHQELDKELGESEGLSDDEETISTRVVRRRVFLKGDELQNIPGEQVTEEQFTDEQGNIVTKKIIRKVVRQVDSSGAIDTQQHEEVIVEGPLVDPGDLEADIESFRKLTKDHTSTPKP
- the Ank1 gene encoding ankyrin-1 isoform X17, with amino-acid sequence MWTFITQLLVTLVLLGFFLVSCQNVMHIVKGSLCFVLKHIHQELDKELGESEGLSDDEETISTRVVRRRVFLKGDELQNIPGEQVTEEQFTDEQGNIVTKKIIRKVVRQVDSSGAIDTQQHEEVELRGSGLQPDLLEGRKGAQIVKRASLKRGKQ